The following are encoded in a window of Roseivirga misakiensis genomic DNA:
- a CDS encoding CPBP family intramembrane glutamic endopeptidase, protein MHTNKVKGWQRILLLIVPYLIVVGILQYIGALIVGVDITNLESQETSIQLLIISIFDLLGTFIVLWMFMQNVDKSPFINLGFHTKNRLKEFLYGIFLGLIIISLGFLLLLYLEEIFIVEVNFDLEELVISIMLFTSVAVVEETLMRGYILKNLMSSFNKYVALVISSILFALMHSFNPNISLFSLFDLFLAGILLGLSYVYTKNLWFPIALHLSWNLFQTLLGFNVSGQDTYSIIEFQIQESNLMNGGLFGLEGSYISIVAELIAILVIWKYYNGKKAMNNLSNRSNTLA, encoded by the coding sequence ATGCACACAAACAAAGTAAAGGGGTGGCAAAGAATACTGCTATTAATAGTCCCGTATCTGATTGTCGTTGGGATACTTCAATATATAGGAGCATTAATAGTCGGTGTTGATATTACCAACCTTGAATCGCAAGAGACATCTATTCAGCTATTAATAATTAGCATTTTTGATTTGCTTGGGACATTTATAGTCCTGTGGATGTTCATGCAAAATGTAGATAAGAGTCCTTTTATTAATTTAGGCTTTCACACAAAAAACCGACTCAAAGAATTCTTATATGGTATTTTTCTTGGTTTGATCATCATATCATTGGGGTTTTTACTATTGCTCTATCTCGAAGAAATCTTCATTGTGGAAGTTAATTTCGACTTAGAAGAATTAGTGATTTCAATAATGCTCTTTACATCTGTTGCGGTTGTTGAGGAAACACTGATGAGAGGATACATTTTGAAAAACCTGATGAGTTCATTCAATAAATATGTTGCCTTGGTTATTTCTTCAATCCTTTTCGCATTAATGCACTCATTTAACCCTAATATCAGTTTATTCTCACTTTTCGACCTATTTCTGGCAGGTATATTACTTGGGTTATCTTATGTGTATACAAAAAATCTATGGTTTCCTATCGCACTACATTTAAGCTGGAACCTGTTCCAGACACTTCTTGGGTTCAATGTAAGTGGACAAGACACCTACTCAATAATTGAATTTCAGATCCAAGAAAGCAACCTAATGAACGGAGGCTTATTCGGTCTAGAAGGTTCATATATATCCATCGTAGCCGAACTCATCGCCATTTTGGTAATTTGGAAATACTATAACGGAAAAAAGGCAATGAACAACCTTTCTAATCGATCTAACACTTTAGCCTAA